ATTTGTAGTTTTATaaagaataacatttttaaatgcatagcAGTGTAATTTTAGgaaattgaaatatttaatgTAACGGTCTCAGAGATTAGGCTACGTGTGATGTGTCAATGACTTTATGGAAATTAATTTGGTCGGCCTGCAGTGATCTAGTTTTGGTCTTGCCTAGGGACTTCAAATCCCAGAATGCAATGTTTATCAAACGCTAGCCCGACCCCTTTAAACAGCTGGATACAGTGAGGAGATGAACAAACCTTTAGCGGAAGGTAAATAAATCGATTAAAATAGAAGGGGCATTCGTGTTGTGTGTTTATCtaaaaacaaaagtattgtgCCTGGggtttttatttcatattgaaTCCATTTCGTGTAGTATTGTTTATTAAACGTATGATGCAGCAAGTcatattaatgtgtgtgtgtgcgaacAAGAGCATTTAGAAATCAATAAATACACAGACCTGGATTATATAATGGAACGAAGAAGTGTTGCATGTTTAAAATACAGAGCAACGACTTAAAAATACAAAAGTGACGTTTTAACAATAACAGACAATATACATTGAACCGCCGCATCGTTTTCAGACAGGGACAACGTTTGATAAATGAACACTGCGTACGTGTTTAGTTATAATACCAATAAAACAGTGCTGGTAGACATGCTCGACTCCGCGCAGTTTCGTTCTTAGCGAGGTCCCGGAGCACCGTTATAAATTGCCTTGTCTCTGAGAGGTACAGCATGGGTCCGAGTTTGCAAGAGAGACCCGCTTCAGCGCTGAAGAAGTGCGCATCCAAAGAGCAGATCAGAAGCAAAGGACCTGGGACAGGCGGATCAGCACCCAGGTCAGAgactggatattattattattattattattattattattatttgtagttgtCTGAATCGTTATGCCCTATTTGctggtaagtttttttttattgcttacaaatatttatatttaattccctactaaaaaaaaaacaaaaacacctttgGTAAGTTttatttccagccctgttctaGATTCTTGTCtagaaatacaattatatattttctcCTATATTAAATCAATTATACTCCTGATTGCTCGGCAGctccaagaaggggaaggccaaCCAGAGTCACCGGACCCTGAAAAAGGCAGGTCTGCAGCCCAAGCATGTGGCACCTCGTCAGGGCAAGGACCCAGCTCAGGCTGAGCGGGTAAGGCCAGCATAATAGAAGCTAGAGGTCTCAGTGACTCATGATGCACTGTTACATTATGCAAAGGTCTAATGCAGTGCAGGACCACCAGCAACTCCTAGTCCCCTGTGTAATGTAACAACACTGTGAGTGAATGTTCTGCAGAGCAGCTGGAGCATGTCATCATGATTACCTGTGTAGTTTATAATGAAGTAGCTAACTGTTCTAGGTAATTAGTTAGCCGTACTGTATTAGAAATGGATCAGGACTGTTGTAATGTGACCTCTGTGTTGTGAGATTAATAACTTGCTGTGGCTTTAGGACGCTGTGACAGTGACCTAAGTACTAGAAGGTGACTTTTTTAAGTAGCCGATGAGGGCCCTTCTCAGTTGtcgttgtgtttctgtgtgtgtgtctgactgccCACATTGTGATTGCAGGGGACCCAGAAGAGAGGGAACAGGGCCAAACCTGTGAGCACCTCATCCGCAGAGAGCTCCCCACTGCTACCTGGAGGCAGAGCTCggtgagaaacacacacacacacacacactgcaccgtGAAACAGGCTCACAAGCCACTGGCCAGGACGTGACTATTGCTGTCACAGGATTACAATGGGTCCAATGgaaagcatttttaataatacattttctaaCCTTCATGTTTATATTTCTGAACACCAACTGTGTTGATACACACGTGCCTCTATATGTCATCTGTTACAATTGCAGAGACTATTTATGTGACCCAAGAGTTTTGTTTCCTCAGGACACCTGGCGCGATAGAGCTGAAGCAGGCTGTGTCTACCTCCACGAGGAGCAATAGAGGGAGAGACAACGGGGAATGCACTAGAGAGTCACCTGGCTCAGGCAGGAACAGGCCCAAAATGTCTCTTCCGCTTTCCCTCGTTGCCTCTGAACCATGCCCTATGCTGACAGAGAGGCAGTGGGTCCCCAGCATCGAGACCCTGCGGCTGTAcgagggagaggcagaggaggCAGACAGCGCCAGCGACCTCTCGGACTCCGAGAGGCTCCCAGTGCCTCCCTCCCCCTGTTcgcctcctcagctccacctgcGGGCCGAGGTCTTTGACCCCAACGACCTTGACCCCTATTTCCCTGGCCCCCGGGGGAACCAGAGTGGCTACGGCTACCCAGACTTCCTGCCCCCTCCCTTCAACACCTGGAGCCTGCGGCAGCTGGCTCTGTTCCTGAACACGGAGGGGCGATGCGCTTATCGTCCACAGCCTGTGGGCCAGCTGGAGAAGTACCTGGAGCGCCTCCTGCAGCTGGAGTGGCTGCAGATCCAAACCGTTGAGGCGGACAACGGAAAAACAACCACCCccgcctctgccactgccagcgCCCCCGCCAGCCGCCCCAGACCCCACACAGCTCCGGCTTGGTACCTCAGCTCGCCCAAGAGCATCCGGCAGTGCCAGCGTGCCTTCCCCACTGCCTTCCTGTCCTGTCTGGGGAACGGCTCCGCCCCCCAGCTCTCCCGGGCGGCTTGCCCTCACTGCCGGGTCCGCTACCCCTTCTGTAACGGCTCCTGCCGCTCATACGCATACCAGCGCCACTCCCGGCTCAATCCGGTCCAGCAGCGGAGTGGAGGTTCGGAGGCTCCACAGAAGAGGTGCAGCAGCGAGACGAGGGCTGCTGTTAACGAGGGGAGGGGGGCCCAGACGCAGGGGCAGAAACCAGGGAGCCCCTCCCAGCCGAACAGCCACCTGAGGCGCATGCAGTCGACCGGCAATATCAGGAACCCGACACAGGCGGCAGGCTCCACCGCAAAACCGCAGGCTGCACCGAGGAATGGCAGTGTTGGGTCCGCAGCTGCCAGGAACGGAAGACAGAGGGGGCCCGCGGTTGGGAAGAGGGGTGATATGGAAAGTGGGGTCCCCTTGGAGACTCATGGGAATGTGCGTGAGGGGAGTCCCCTGAGGAGAGGCGGCAATGAGAGGCAGAGGGCCCCAGTAGGGGCGGCGGGCCGGGATATCAAACCGGGAGGACCGTCGGTGGGGGGGAAGGAACCTTCCCCTGTCTCAAAGGGCCCCCCCCGTGCCAAGTCCAACGGGAAAGTGAAACACGTCCAGTTCCTTACTATATAGCCGCTTACCAAAAGATCAGGATTCCTT
The Acipenser ruthenus chromosome 18, fAciRut3.2 maternal haplotype, whole genome shotgun sequence DNA segment above includes these coding regions:
- the LOC117421655 gene encoding protein FAM217B-like; protein product: MGPSLQERPASALKKCASKEQIRSKGPGTGGSAPSSKKGKANQSHRTLKKAGLQPKHVAPRQGKDPAQAERGTQKRGNRAKPVSTSSAESSPLLPGGRARTPGAIELKQAVSTSTRSNRGRDNGECTRESPGSGRNRPKMSLPLSLVASEPCPMLTERQWVPSIETLRLYEGEAEEADSASDLSDSERLPVPPSPCSPPQLHLRAEVFDPNDLDPYFPGPRGNQSGYGYPDFLPPPFNTWSLRQLALFLNTEGRCAYRPQPVGQLEKYLERLLQLEWLQIQTVEADNGKTTTPASATASAPASRPRPHTAPAWYLSSPKSIRQCQRAFPTAFLSCLGNGSAPQLSRAACPHCRVRYPFCNGSCRSYAYQRHSRLNPVQQRSGGSEAPQKRCSSETRAAVNEGRGAQTQGQKPGSPSQPNSHLRRMQSTGNIRNPTQAAGSTAKPQAAPRNGSVGSAAARNGRQRGPAVGKRGDMESGVPLETHGNVREGSPLRRGGNERQRAPVGAAGRDIKPGGPSVGGKEPSPVSKGPPRAKSNGKVKHVQFLTI